From a single Nostoc edaphicum CCNP1411 genomic region:
- a CDS encoding XisH family protein: MSAKDIFHIAVCSALKKDGWTITHDPLSVKVDEIEFYVDLGAERILAAQKAGQKIAVEIKSFIGASEISDFYVALGQTLTYRSALRKKHPERILYLAISEDVYQDFFIRPFIQEIIAEHRLKLLIFEPIKEEVLLWKE, from the coding sequence ATGTCAGCTAAAGATATTTTTCATATTGCTGTTTGTTCAGCTTTAAAAAAGGATGGGTGGACTATTACCCATGACCCTCTATCAGTTAAAGTTGATGAAATTGAATTTTATGTAGACTTAGGGGCAGAAAGAATCTTAGCTGCTCAAAAAGCTGGTCAAAAAATCGCAGTTGAGATTAAATCTTTTATCGGTGCATCGGAAATTAGTGATTTTTATGTCGCTTTAGGTCAGACGCTCACCTACCGTTCAGCATTACGGAAAAAGCACCCTGAACGAATTTTATACTTAGCTATCTCTGAAGATGTTTATCAGGACTTTTTTATTCGGCCATTTATTCAAGAAATAATCGCTGAACATCGGCTGAAGCTTCTGATTTTTGAACCAATTAAAGAAGAGGTTTTGCTATGGAAAGAATAA
- a CDS encoding XisI protein has product MERINYRELVQTILKRHSIHHSNDDTEVQLIFDTERDHYQVLHLGWEELRRVYGCIIHIDIKDDKIWIQRDGTEAGVANELVTAGVPKQDIILGFHAPYKRKFTEFAAG; this is encoded by the coding sequence ATGGAAAGAATAAACTACCGTGAATTAGTACAGACAATTCTGAAACGTCATTCAATTCACCACTCAAATGATGATACAGAAGTACAGTTAATTTTTGATACAGAGCGTGACCATTATCAAGTTCTTCATTTGGGATGGGAAGAACTGAGGCGAGTTTATGGTTGCATCATCCATATTGATATTAAGGACGACAAAATTTGGATTCAGCGCGATGGAACTGAGGCCGGAGTAGCAAATGAGTTAGTAACTGCTGGAGTGCCAAAACAAGATATTATTTTGGGTTTTCATGCTCCTTACAAGCGGAAGTTTACTGAGTTTGCAGCAGGTTAG
- a CDS encoding DICT sensory domain-containing protein produces the protein MNVSLAKDLSVYQLVMGVQVPPKPLSLSPATLLSLVRAQIDLLIEQQIAATLWVKLPPEKIWQSELARYQSSVGASSLIYTCQIDENGKGGDEGAGGDKGEGKLNTSSSPSSPLSPSSSHHVLVHLPPDSQLRRENFLMVLSPQFCSLILAHRPLKKRKTQTSGKVNTNKNQPLLIITTVEGRVIQQVLDGIKQAIAPELSPILPADFICPSVPQAGLMNQLLAKQLLRQDEINRQIITVRTTKFQQQNQELHNKEQLKDEYLKNICQELRIPLTHMKTALSLLNSPNLKPPQRQRYLQMLNTQCDHQNSLITGLLELVQLERNWEGMALESVRLSDIVPGVVSTYQPVAQEKGIMLAYTIPTELPSIWCVSGGLRQIVINLLHNSIKFTSNGGEVWVRARLQGDHVQLEFRDTGIGIAENEIPKIFDRFYRVRTAATEDYGGAGLGLTIVQQLLLRCGGSISVKSKLYEGSTFTVQLATVGNIPRAITENEL, from the coding sequence ATGAATGTTTCTCTGGCCAAGGATCTGTCTGTTTATCAACTGGTTATGGGAGTGCAAGTGCCTCCTAAACCATTGTCCCTCAGTCCTGCGACTCTGCTATCACTGGTGAGAGCACAAATTGACTTACTAATTGAGCAGCAAATTGCAGCCACTTTATGGGTAAAGCTACCACCAGAAAAAATTTGGCAATCAGAATTAGCGCGTTATCAATCCTCGGTAGGTGCGTCTAGTCTCATTTATACTTGCCAGATTGACGAAAATGGAAAAGGGGGAGATGAGGGAGCAGGGGGAGATAAGGGAGAAGGAAAATTAAATACCTCCTCATCCCCCTCATCCCCCCTATCTCCCTCATCTTCCCATCATGTCCTCGTTCACCTACCACCAGATAGCCAACTGCGACGGGAAAACTTTCTGATGGTGTTATCGCCCCAGTTTTGCAGTTTAATTTTGGCTCATCGACCACTTAAAAAACGTAAAACTCAGACATCGGGGAAGGTAAATACTAATAAAAACCAGCCGTTGCTGATTATAACTACTGTTGAAGGGAGAGTAATTCAGCAAGTATTAGATGGTATCAAACAAGCGATTGCGCCAGAATTATCCCCAATTTTACCTGCTGATTTTATTTGTCCAAGCGTACCCCAAGCCGGATTGATGAATCAATTATTGGCAAAGCAACTCCTGCGACAAGATGAAATTAATCGTCAAATAATCACAGTACGCACCACCAAGTTTCAGCAACAAAATCAAGAACTGCACAACAAAGAGCAACTCAAAGATGAATATCTAAAAAATATATGCCAGGAATTGCGTATACCCCTAACGCACATGAAGACAGCACTTTCATTATTGAATTCCCCTAATCTTAAACCCCCCCAGCGACAACGTTATTTACAGATGTTAAATACCCAGTGTGATCATCAAAATTCCCTGATTACTGGTTTATTGGAACTGGTGCAACTGGAACGTAATTGGGAAGGGATGGCTTTGGAGTCAGTGCGGCTTTCAGATATTGTGCCTGGAGTAGTCAGTACCTACCAACCTGTAGCTCAAGAAAAAGGGATTATGCTAGCCTACACCATACCGACTGAACTCCCATCTATTTGGTGCGTGAGTGGTGGTCTGAGGCAAATTGTGATTAATCTGCTGCACAACAGTATTAAGTTTACCTCTAATGGGGGTGAAGTATGGGTGCGTGCCCGTCTTCAAGGTGATCATGTCCAATTAGAATTCCGCGACACAGGTATCGGTATTGCCGAAAATGAAATTCCCAAAATCTTTGACCGTTTTTATCGTGTGCGTACAGCAGCAACAGAAGATTATGGTGGTGCTGGGTTGGGGTTAACAATCGTACAGCAATTGCTACTACGCTGTGGTGGATCTATTTCTGTAAAAAGTAAATTATATGAAGGTTCTACTTTTACAGTGCAACTGGCAACTGTTGGCAATATTCCAAGAGCGATTACAGAAAATGAGTTATAA
- a CDS encoding UDP-N-acetylmuramoyl-L-alanyl-D-glutamate--2,6-diaminopimelate ligase, whose translation MKLRELLTAVDSVEQLPSHPTLEDVEVRGLKTNSHACRVGDLFIGMPGTRVDGGEFWQSAIASGAVAAIVSPEAAQKNPPTNQAVVISASNITQACAQIASAFYGYPGKKLKLVGVTGTNGKTTTTHLIEFLLNKANLATALMGTLYTRWAGFEQTAAHTTPFAVELQQQLAEAVNAGSEFGVMEVSSHALAQGRVLGCEFEVAVFSNLTQDHLDYHSDMEDYFAAKALLFSPDYLKGRAIINADDSYGKRLIASLDSERVWSYSVNDNSADLWMSDLNYQPNGVSGTLHTPKGDVAFRSPLVGQYNLENLLAAVGAVLHLGLDLQLVASVIPEFPGVPGRMERVQINPEQDISVIVDYAHTPDSLENLLKAARPFIPGKVICVFGCGGDRDRTKRPKMGKIAAELADVAVVTSDNPRTEDPERILQDILAGIADTVQPTVICDRAIAIRTAILQAQPGDGVLLAGKGHEDYQILGTEKIHFDDREHARDALHERLKTQH comes from the coding sequence ATGAAATTGCGGGAATTACTAACAGCGGTAGACAGTGTTGAACAATTACCTAGCCATCCAACTTTGGAGGATGTGGAAGTTAGGGGTTTGAAGACAAATTCTCATGCTTGTCGTGTGGGAGATTTGTTTATTGGGATGCCAGGAACGCGGGTTGATGGTGGGGAATTTTGGCAAAGTGCGATCGCATCGGGGGCTGTGGCTGCGATCGTTTCTCCCGAAGCTGCACAAAAAAATCCTCCCACAAATCAGGCTGTGGTCATCAGTGCAAGCAACATTACTCAAGCTTGTGCCCAGATAGCCAGTGCTTTTTACGGTTATCCGGGGAAAAAACTCAAGCTGGTAGGCGTGACTGGTACAAATGGCAAAACTACAACTACTCATCTAATTGAATTTCTCCTCAACAAAGCTAATCTAGCTACAGCTTTGATGGGAACTCTCTACACTCGTTGGGCAGGTTTTGAGCAAACTGCTGCTCACACTACCCCCTTTGCAGTAGAACTGCAACAGCAGCTAGCAGAGGCGGTAAATGCTGGTAGTGAGTTCGGCGTGATGGAAGTAAGTTCTCATGCTTTGGCCCAAGGTAGAGTGTTGGGTTGTGAATTTGAGGTAGCGGTATTCAGTAATCTTACCCAAGACCATCTCGACTATCACAGCGACATGGAAGATTACTTTGCTGCCAAAGCGTTGTTATTTAGCCCTGATTATCTCAAGGGACGGGCAATAATTAATGCTGATGATTCCTACGGGAAGCGGTTAATTGCCTCCTTAGATTCTGAGCGAGTTTGGAGTTACAGCGTCAACGACAACAGCGCTGATTTATGGATGAGTGATTTAAATTACCAGCCGAATGGTGTCAGTGGGACATTACATACACCGAAAGGTGATGTAGCTTTTCGATCGCCTCTAGTTGGACAATATAATTTAGAAAATCTTCTTGCAGCCGTAGGAGCAGTTTTACATTTAGGGCTAGATTTGCAATTAGTGGCATCTGTGATACCTGAGTTTCCAGGAGTTCCCGGACGAATGGAGCGAGTACAGATTAATCCTGAGCAGGATATTAGCGTGATTGTGGATTATGCCCACACACCCGATAGCTTAGAAAATTTACTGAAAGCTGCACGTCCGTTTATACCGGGTAAAGTGATTTGTGTCTTTGGTTGTGGAGGCGATCGCGATCGCACTAAGCGCCCAAAAATGGGTAAAATTGCTGCTGAGTTAGCTGATGTGGCAGTAGTGACATCAGATAATCCCCGGACTGAAGACCCAGAAAGGATTTTGCAAGATATTTTGGCGGGAATTGCTGATACAGTGCAGCCGACTGTAATTTGCGATCGTGCGATCGCAATTCGTACCGCTATTTTACAAGCACAACCAGGTGATGGAGTGTTACTTGCTGGTAAAGGTCACGAAGATTACCAAATTCTCGGCACCGAAAAAATCCATTTTGACGACCGAGAACACGCACGCGACGCCTTACACGAAAGACTGAAGACACAACATTAA
- a CDS encoding glutaredoxin family protein, with translation MRLILYSKPGCHLCEGLQEKLEQIQNLSFELEIRDITTREDWFAAYEYEVPVLYLSNHRGEEEEEESEKPLPRPSPRASVQQLEQMLRKYLAN, from the coding sequence ATGCGATTAATTTTATACAGTAAACCCGGCTGTCATTTATGTGAAGGCTTGCAAGAAAAGCTAGAACAAATCCAAAATCTCAGTTTCGAGTTGGAAATTAGGGATATTACGACTCGTGAAGATTGGTTTGCTGCGTATGAGTATGAAGTGCCGGTACTTTATTTATCAAACCACAGAGGCGAGGAGGAAGAAGAGGAGAGTGAGAAACCATTGCCGCGTCCTTCTCCTCGTGCTAGTGTGCAGCAGTTGGAGCAAATGTTGCGAAAGTATTTAGCCAATTAG
- a CDS encoding DUF4089 domain-containing protein: MRREEFNVGEYVDQMGFLLDLEIRDEYRDGVVANFERISAIASLVNSFPLPEEIEVAPVFEP, from the coding sequence ATGAGAAGAGAAGAGTTTAATGTGGGTGAGTATGTTGATCAGATGGGGTTTTTGTTGGATTTAGAGATCAGAGATGAGTATCGTGATGGTGTGGTGGCAAATTTTGAGAGAATTAGTGCGATCGCTAGTCTTGTAAATTCTTTCCCTTTACCAGAAGAAATTGAAGTTGCACCAGTGTTTGAACCATAA
- a CDS encoding DUF4328 domain-containing protein: protein MNNFNASSSLKSAGVGRLLVRLLWMLLGFGIASTLLSLLEVIAKPLYQLLASLDALVSIISLFISLISIIVFFVWLYRLHADLKNLFKEYPITPGGAIARFLIPIYSIWGIANTLSTFADRFKAEGDDLTRLSEQVRLLIGPLYGFMIGSNLVTRMALTESFKNPENQFLPFWFLLSCILDLGFSATLLQLTKTMRTAITQKAKRAIS from the coding sequence ATGAATAATTTCAATGCTTCTAGTTCATTGAAGTCTGCGGGTGTCGGTAGATTGTTGGTGCGGTTGCTTTGGATGCTGTTAGGATTTGGTATTGCTTCTACGCTATTATCTTTGTTGGAAGTCATAGCAAAGCCACTTTACCAGCTACTTGCTTCTCTTGATGCACTTGTATCAATCATTTCGTTATTTATCAGCTTAATTTCAATCATTGTTTTTTTTGTTTGGCTATATCGTCTCCATGCCGATTTAAAGAATCTATTTAAGGAATATCCGATTACGCCAGGAGGTGCGATCGCACGATTTCTAATTCCCATATATAGCATTTGGGGAATAGCTAACACGTTGTCCACTTTTGCCGATCGATTTAAAGCCGAAGGTGATGATTTAACACGTTTAAGTGAACAAGTGCGATTGTTAATAGGGCCGCTATATGGTTTTATGATCGGGTCAAACCTTGTGACTCGTATGGCTCTTACAGAAAGTTTTAAAAATCCTGAAAACCAATTTTTGCCCTTTTGGTTTTTATTATCTTGTATTCTAGATTTAGGTTTTAGTGCTACTTTGCTACAACTAACAAAAACTATGCGGACTGCTATTACTCAAAAAGCTAAACGCGCTATCTCTTAA
- a CDS encoding AtzE family amidohydrolase, producing the protein MNFNSADAITISTAVREGKVSAVEVTKTALARIATRDDQLNCFTAVTAETALTDAARIDREIVQGNHPGVLAGVPFAVKNLFDIAGLTTLAGSKINAENPPATQDATAVAKLKQAGAVLVGALNMDEYAYGFVTENSHYGATHNPHDLQRVAGGSSGGSAAAVAAGLVPLTLGSDTNGSIRVPAALCGVFGFKPTYGRLSRAGVALFSSSFDHIGPFARSVQDIATVFDVLQGEDDRDPICTKRPPELVLPQLKQDISDIRIAIAGDYFTKGAESEALAAVQKVADAIEVTEYVIIPEAHRARAAAFIITASEGANLHLEKLRLRPQDFDPATRDRFLAGALIPSSWYLQAQRFRRWYRDRVREVFQNVDVILAPTTPISAPLIGQQTMNLDGEEILVRPHLGLFTQPLSFIGLPVLSVPIHRQNALPLGVQLIASPYNEALILRVAAALEAKCIVQHQ; encoded by the coding sequence ATGAATTTTAATTCAGCCGATGCCATCACAATATCAACTGCTGTCCGCGAAGGTAAAGTTAGCGCAGTGGAAGTTACTAAAACTGCATTAGCACGAATAGCAACGCGGGATGATCAACTCAACTGTTTTACGGCTGTCACTGCTGAAACAGCTTTAACAGATGCAGCCCGTATTGACAGGGAAATTGTCCAAGGTAATCATCCGGGAGTGCTGGCTGGTGTGCCTTTTGCGGTGAAAAATCTCTTCGATATCGCTGGGTTAACAACTCTGGCGGGATCGAAAATCAATGCAGAAAACCCACCAGCTACCCAAGACGCAACCGCAGTAGCGAAGCTGAAACAAGCGGGTGCTGTGCTGGTTGGCGCTTTGAATATGGATGAGTACGCTTATGGGTTTGTGACGGAAAATTCCCATTACGGCGCTACTCATAACCCCCATGATTTACAGCGAGTTGCTGGTGGTTCATCAGGTGGTTCAGCTGCGGCTGTTGCTGCTGGGTTAGTACCGCTGACGCTGGGTTCTGATACTAATGGTTCCATTCGCGTTCCGGCGGCGTTGTGTGGCGTTTTTGGTTTCAAGCCGACTTACGGGAGGTTATCTCGTGCTGGGGTAGCTTTATTTTCTAGCAGTTTTGACCACATTGGCCCTTTTGCGCGATCGGTACAGGATATCGCTACAGTGTTTGATGTGCTTCAGGGAGAAGACGATCGCGATCCAATTTGTACAAAGCGTCCGCCTGAATTGGTTTTACCACAACTTAAACAGGATATTTCTGATATCAGAATTGCGATCGCTGGTGATTATTTCACCAAAGGCGCAGAATCGGAAGCTTTAGCAGCAGTACAAAAGGTAGCTGATGCAATAGAAGTCACTGAATACGTAATCATACCAGAAGCACACCGCGCCCGTGCAGCAGCTTTTATAATTACAGCTAGCGAGGGCGCAAATCTGCATTTGGAAAAATTGCGATTGCGTCCTCAAGATTTTGATCCAGCAACACGCGATCGCTTTTTGGCTGGGGCGCTAATTCCTAGTAGTTGGTATCTCCAAGCACAACGGTTTAGAAGATGGTATCGCGATCGCGTGCGGGAAGTATTTCAAAATGTTGATGTAATTCTTGCCCCAACTACACCAATTTCCGCACCGTTAATTGGTCAACAAACGATGAATTTGGATGGCGAAGAAATTCTCGTCCGTCCTCATTTAGGGTTATTTACTCAACCATTATCTTTCATTGGTTTACCCGTTTTATCAGTGCCAATCCATCGCCAAAATGCATTACCTTTAGGTGTACAATTGATAGCATCACCATATAATGAAGCGTTGATTTTAAGGGTTGCGGCTGCCTTAGAAGCAAAATGTATAGTTCAGCACCAGTGA
- a CDS encoding GNAT family N-acetyltransferase, with translation MNIRCETLTDYPAIAEVNTLAFGQENEAKLVEKIRRSHRYIPELSLVAEIENVVVGHILFSYIDLVDEQTLQVLGLAPLAIHPQFQRQGIGSALIKAGLEIAEANKEAVVIVLGHPQFYTRFGFKTSVVYGIESPFPIPKEFFMVKPLQSYQESYKGKVVYPSTFDGV, from the coding sequence ATGAATATTCGTTGTGAAACTTTGACAGACTACCCAGCAATAGCTGAGGTGAATACATTAGCCTTTGGACAAGAAAACGAGGCTAAACTTGTAGAGAAAATTCGCCGTTCTCACCGCTATATTCCAGAACTTTCGTTAGTTGCAGAGATTGAAAATGTTGTAGTCGGTCATATTTTATTTAGCTATATTGACTTAGTGGATGAACAGACATTACAGGTACTTGGTTTAGCACCTTTGGCAATTCATCCACAGTTTCAAAGACAAGGAATTGGTAGTGCATTAATCAAAGCCGGGTTAGAGATAGCAGAGGCAAATAAAGAAGCCGTAGTAATTGTACTAGGTCATCCCCAATTTTATACTCGCTTTGGCTTTAAAACTTCTGTTGTTTATGGAATCGAGTCTCCCTTTCCAATACCAAAGGAGTTCTTCATGGTTAAACCACTACAAAGTTATCAGGAAAGTTATAAGGGAAAGGTTGTTTATCCATCTACTTTTGATGGAGTCTAA
- a CDS encoding GNAT family N-acetyltransferase, with translation MLKIIQIETDEHKSYIQEIFWEYFNETKLIFSDQFGINLDVNTFFEQYMTQLHEFLPPSGRFLLGQSEAKIVGCVCLRKIGEDVGEIKRMYVRPEFRRKGIGRALLQDIINEAVCIGYSRIRLDSAPFAKEAQALYRAFGFQDIKPYLEKTEIPLEHRANWIFMELILKS, from the coding sequence TTGCTTAAAATTATTCAGATAGAGACTGACGAACATAAATCTTATATACAGGAAATATTTTGGGAATATTTTAATGAGACTAAGTTAATATTCAGCGATCAATTCGGTATTAATTTAGATGTTAATACATTCTTTGAGCAATATATGACTCAACTTCACGAATTTCTACCCCCTTCAGGACGCTTTCTTCTGGGACAATCCGAGGCAAAAATAGTCGGCTGTGTTTGCTTGCGAAAGATTGGTGAAGATGTTGGCGAAATTAAAAGGATGTATGTAAGACCAGAATTTCGCCGAAAAGGAATCGGTCGGGCATTGTTACAAGATATCATCAATGAAGCTGTCTGCATTGGTTACTCAAGGATACGTTTAGACAGCGCCCCTTTTGCAAAGGAAGCACAGGCACTTTATCGTGCATTTGGCTTTCAGGATATCAAACCATATTTGGAAAAAACAGAAATTCCTTTAGAACATCGTGCAAACTGGATTTTTATGGAATTGATTTTAAAATCATGA
- a CDS encoding isopenicillin N synthase family dioxygenase produces MVIIPVIDLTAFSSSNAATQQAVVKQICQACHEIGFMYLQNSGISKNLINQVFTHSKSFFNLPLEVKQKQAWSDEFSNTGYVGIERERLNPNNPGDLKEALNVNKQAAVGIDASIVTFYDSCTELANTILQAYALALELPENYFTTRHNQQNHTLRLLHYPPLQTPSKPGQVRAGEHSDYGSITLLFQDDIGGLEVQTTSGEWIAAPAIPDTVVINTGDLMQRWTNHVFCSTKHRVMIPNDDRVKQSRYSIAFFCHPNDDTEITCLESCQKEQSPIYPPILAGEYLLSRLQASYGNS; encoded by the coding sequence ATGGTCATCATTCCAGTAATTGATTTAACTGCCTTCAGCAGTAGCAACGCAGCAACTCAGCAAGCTGTTGTGAAACAAATTTGTCAAGCTTGTCATGAAATTGGTTTCATGTACTTGCAAAATTCGGGGATATCAAAAAACCTAATAAATCAAGTATTCACTCACAGCAAATCTTTCTTCAATCTACCTTTAGAAGTCAAGCAAAAGCAAGCTTGGAGTGATGAATTTAGTAACACGGGTTACGTTGGGATTGAGAGAGAACGTCTTAACCCCAATAATCCAGGCGACTTAAAAGAGGCGTTGAATGTCAACAAACAAGCGGCTGTAGGGATAGATGCTTCTATTGTCACCTTTTATGATAGTTGCACAGAACTTGCCAATACGATATTACAAGCTTATGCATTGGCGTTGGAGTTGCCAGAAAATTATTTTACGACAAGACATAATCAACAAAATCATACCTTGCGACTATTACACTATCCCCCATTGCAAACACCATCCAAACCCGGACAAGTTCGTGCTGGTGAACATTCTGATTATGGCAGTATTACCTTACTTTTCCAAGATGACATTGGCGGGTTGGAAGTACAGACAACATCTGGAGAGTGGATTGCCGCGCCTGCAATTCCTGATACTGTAGTAATCAATACTGGCGATTTAATGCAACGCTGGACAAATCATGTATTTTGCTCAACTAAGCATCGAGTGATGATTCCCAATGATGACAGAGTGAAGCAGTCCCGGTATTCTATCGCTTTTTTCTGTCATCCTAATGATGACACCGAAATTACTTGTCTGGAAAGTTGCCAGAAAGAACAATCGCCTATTTATCCCCCTATCCTTGCGGGAGAATATCTTTTAAGTCGTTTACAAGCAAGTTATGGTAATTCGTAA
- a CDS encoding NAD(P)/FAD-dependent oxidoreductase: MKIYDWIVVGGGITGAALAYELVKTGFAVLLLEQYSTPQNATRYSYGGLAYWSGNTPLTRLLCEEAIARYHILSQELDADIQFRELDLLLTISAANDPDATAVSYDHFAIPPRLLSVQEACELEPQLNREAISGALTVKHGHIHPEKTAQAYIQAFERAGGEMQITQVLQVLQDGVKTTNATYHSANVVICAGGISRQLLKSAGVSIKLYFTHAEIIETPPVDIKLRTLVMPANLQRFQLEAESTQVDESWDELSNNLVPPILDAGAIQFQDGSIRIGQISRAIADPHAKVNSEVSEKWLRRSVGQILPTLENLPGTWYHCLVAFSSNQLPLIGAIPGFEGVHVFSGFSNPLVLIPPLAKRFANFATGNEDEIITKMLI; the protein is encoded by the coding sequence ATGAAAATATACGACTGGATTGTGGTTGGTGGTGGAATTACGGGTGCTGCACTCGCTTACGAATTAGTAAAAACAGGTTTTGCTGTACTTTTGTTGGAGCAATACAGCACACCACAGAATGCAACTCGCTATAGTTATGGTGGACTTGCCTATTGGTCTGGCAATACGCCATTAACTCGGCTATTGTGCGAAGAAGCGATCGCACGTTACCATATCCTATCTCAAGAGTTAGACGCTGATATCCAGTTTCGGGAATTAGATTTATTACTGACGATTTCAGCCGCTAATGACCCAGACGCAACTGCTGTATCATATGATCATTTTGCCATTCCACCTCGTTTACTCAGTGTCCAAGAAGCTTGTGAGTTGGAACCGCAGCTAAATCGAGAGGCGATATCTGGTGCTTTAACTGTCAAACATGGTCATATTCACCCAGAAAAAACAGCGCAAGCTTACATCCAAGCCTTTGAACGTGCTGGGGGTGAAATGCAGATTACCCAAGTTTTACAAGTCTTGCAAGATGGTGTCAAAACCACCAATGCAACTTACCACAGCGCGAATGTTGTCATTTGTGCGGGTGGAATCAGCCGTCAGCTTCTAAAATCTGCTGGTGTTTCCATCAAGCTGTATTTTACCCATGCAGAAATCATTGAAACCCCACCCGTTGATATCAAGCTACGCACCTTAGTTATGCCGGCTAATCTGCAACGGTTTCAACTAGAAGCTGAATCTACTCAAGTTGATGAATCGTGGGATGAACTTAGTAATAATTTAGTACCGCCAATTTTAGATGCGGGTGCAATTCAGTTTCAAGATGGTAGTATCCGCATCGGTCAAATTAGCCGTGCGATCGCAGATCCTCATGCCAAGGTAAACTCAGAGGTAAGCGAAAAATGGTTGCGAAGAAGTGTTGGTCAAATTTTACCAACATTGGAGAATTTACCAGGGACTTGGTATCATTGCCTAGTGGCATTTAGTAGCAATCAACTACCCTTAATTGGTGCTATCCCAGGATTTGAAGGCGTTCATGTTTTTTCTGGGTTTAGCAATCCCCTAGTACTTATACCACCTTTGGCAAAACGCTTTGCTAATTTTGCAACTGGCAACGAAGATGAAATAATTACAAAAATGCTAATCTAA